A portion of the Lolium rigidum isolate FL_2022 chromosome 1, APGP_CSIRO_Lrig_0.1, whole genome shotgun sequence genome contains these proteins:
- the LOC124697672 gene encoding heat shock protein sti1 homolog: protein MYGSYYELNSLAPAEELIRPRDQEWMHFGIILVVYSDRLNMDVVSAEERIVDLKSKGKEAFVKQDYFTAMYYYGMVMEIDPLDATLYANRSLCWLRMREGDRALLDARQCKTLRPGWAKAWYRQGSALSFMEDYRGAVGAFQEALRLDPASNEVKKALSEATSKAAARSF, encoded by the exons ATGTATGGTTCCTATTACGAGCTTAACTCGCTGGCACCAGCTGAAGAGCTTATCCGTCCAAGAGATCAGGAGTGGATGCATTTTGGGATCATCCTGGTTGTGTATTCTGATCGGTTGAATATG GATGTTGTTTCCGCGGAAGAAAGAATAGTTGACCTGAAGTCAAAAGGAAAGGAAGCATTTGTGAAGCAGGACTACTTTACAGCAATGTACTACTACGGAATG GTGATGGAGATAGACCCTCTTGATGCCACCCTGTATGCCAACCGGAGCCTCTGCTGGCTGCGGATGCGAGAAGGGGACAGAGCTTTGCTAGACGCTCGGCAGTGCAAAACACTGCGCCCTGGTTGGGCCAAGGCATGGTACCGACAGGGCTCAGCTCTCAGTTTCATGGAG GACTACCGAGGAGCAGTTGGTGCGTTCCAGGAGGCGCTGAGACTCGACCCTGCGAGCAATGAGGTCAAGAAGGCATTAAG TGAGGCCACGAGTAAGGCTGCTGCTCGCTCTTTTTAA